One bacterium genomic window carries:
- a CDS encoding M1 family metallopeptidase: MPASPESMCCRAAALLSLAFFAAALPATDGYPRQPAFDVWHYRLRLELAEANNHIQGEATLAVIVRDAGDSTLHLNLKGMTVTQVTSGRRRLAFTPDPDGLLVTLPPGRKNGDTLAVVIAYHGVPQEGLVMAENKFGRRTVFADNWPDYSRYWFPGVDHPSDKASVEFHLTAPAHYTVVANGRLVAVSAAAPGMKSWHWQETAPIPTYCMVFGAADFQVSHLTTTAGVPLAIYAYREEAAVAGAALGRTAAMVEFFTRRLGPFPYEKLALVQANTRYGGMENAGAIFFAEDGFGEGRNLERTAAHEIAHQWFGDAVTPGDWHHLWLSEGFATYGVALFYEHVAGPAGYRAVLQDERAGYLQSALRHAAPILDTTITDYRRLLNPNNYAKAAWVLHMLRCLVGEECFWQGLRSFYAQFRNGTAVSADFQAVMEKVAGTDLGWFFAQWLRQPGHPELQVNWQWHPAAGKVEVQIRQTQAGAAFRLPLQIALPAGGREARHELWVDAKAVTVALPSASAPERLVIDPEEKILMRVQVSETGARRAGKP; this comes from the coding sequence ATGCCGGCCAGCCCTGAGTCCATGTGCTGCCGGGCGGCAGCGCTTCTCAGTCTCGCCTTCTTCGCGGCGGCGCTGCCGGCCACAGATGGTTACCCGCGCCAGCCGGCCTTCGATGTTTGGCACTATCGCCTGCGCCTGGAACTGGCCGAGGCAAACAATCACATTCAAGGCGAGGCCACGCTCGCCGTGATCGTGCGCGATGCCGGTGACTCGACCTTGCATTTGAATTTGAAAGGCATGACCGTCACGCAAGTGACCAGCGGCCGCCGGAGGCTGGCATTTACTCCGGATCCTGATGGCCTGCTCGTGACGCTGCCGCCGGGCCGCAAGAACGGCGACACGCTGGCGGTTGTGATTGCCTATCACGGCGTGCCGCAGGAGGGCCTGGTCATGGCGGAGAACAAATTCGGCCGCCGTACCGTCTTCGCCGACAACTGGCCGGATTACAGCCGCTACTGGTTTCCCGGCGTCGATCATCCTTCGGACAAGGCCTCTGTCGAGTTTCACCTCACCGCGCCGGCACATTACACGGTGGTGGCGAACGGCCGGCTGGTAGCGGTCAGCGCTGCCGCGCCCGGCATGAAGTCCTGGCATTGGCAAGAAACCGCGCCAATTCCCACCTATTGCATGGTGTTCGGCGCGGCGGATTTTCAGGTGTCGCACCTGACCACCACGGCCGGCGTGCCGCTCGCAATCTATGCTTATCGTGAAGAGGCGGCGGTTGCCGGCGCCGCGCTCGGCCGGACGGCGGCGATGGTGGAATTCTTCACGCGCCGGCTCGGGCCCTTTCCTTACGAGAAGCTGGCTCTGGTGCAAGCCAACACGCGCTATGGCGGCATGGAAAACGCCGGCGCCATTTTCTTCGCGGAAGACGGCTTCGGTGAAGGACGCAATTTGGAACGCACCGCCGCGCACGAGATTGCCCATCAATGGTTCGGCGATGCGGTCACCCCCGGAGATTGGCATCACCTTTGGCTGAGCGAGGGGTTTGCCACCTACGGCGTGGCCTTGTTCTATGAACATGTCGCAGGTCCGGCGGGATACCGTGCCGTGCTGCAAGACGAGCGTGCCGGCTATCTGCAGTCGGCGCTGCGCCACGCCGCGCCGATACTCGATACCACCATCACGGATTATCGGCGGCTGCTCAATCCGAACAACTACGCCAAAGCGGCGTGGGTGCTGCACATGCTGCGGTGTCTGGTGGGAGAAGAATGTTTCTGGCAGGGATTGCGCAGCTTTTATGCGCAATTCCGGAACGGCACGGCAGTGTCAGCGGATTTTCAGGCGGTGATGGAGAAAGTTGCCGGAACAGATCTGGGATGGTTTTTCGCGCAGTGGCTGCGGCAGCCCGGCCACCCCGAGTTGCAGGTGAATTGGCAGTGGCATCCGGCTGCCGGGAAAGTCGAGGTGCAGATCAGGCAGACGCAAGCCGGCGCTGCCTTTCGCTTGCCGCTGCAGATAGCTCTGCCTGCGGGCGGCCGGGAAGCCAGGCATGAACTGTGGGTTGATGCAAAAGCGGTGACGGTTGCTTTGCCTTCCGCCTCGGCGCCGGAGCGGCTGGTCATCGACCCGGAAGAGAAAATTCTGATGCGGGTGCAGGTGTCGGAAACCGGAGCCAGGCGGGCCGGCAAACCGTGA
- a CDS encoding DUF1385 domain-containing protein, giving the protein MADNQLMVGGQAVIEGVMMRTPDMVTVACRRADGAITVWKRPYRSLLARYNILAWPIFRGAVVLLEALVLGMQALTYSGDLAEMDARTSRNGKGSPPGQPKSASQKIKMGLTLALTLALGLAVFFYVPLVLTDLTGARSGFWFNLIDGLIRMAFFLGYVVLISRLKEIQRVFEYHGAEHKSIFNHEANTELTPANAARFSRFHPRCGTSFLLIVMIVSIFVFMLLGRPDTVAERLVRLLFIPVIGGVSYELIRLSAAGYRHPFWRALIAPGLWLQRLTTREPDAAQLEVALVALQAALGRNVEAMPQVVVDGGEALVAKPA; this is encoded by the coding sequence ATGGCAGACAATCAACTCATGGTCGGGGGACAGGCGGTCATCGAGGGCGTGATGATGCGCACGCCGGACATGGTGACCGTCGCGTGCCGCCGCGCTGACGGCGCGATCACCGTTTGGAAAAGGCCCTATCGCTCGCTGCTGGCGCGCTACAATATCCTCGCCTGGCCGATCTTTCGCGGCGCCGTGGTGTTGCTCGAAGCGCTGGTGCTCGGCATGCAGGCATTGACCTACTCCGGCGATCTTGCCGAGATGGATGCGCGGACGTCCCGCAACGGTAAAGGCTCGCCGCCGGGTCAACCCAAGTCCGCCTCGCAAAAGATCAAGATGGGGCTGACGCTGGCTTTGACATTGGCCCTCGGGCTGGCGGTTTTCTTCTATGTGCCTCTGGTGCTCACCGATCTCACCGGTGCGCGTTCCGGCTTCTGGTTCAACCTCATCGACGGCCTCATTCGCATGGCTTTCTTTTTGGGCTATGTCGTCCTGATCTCGCGCCTCAAGGAAATCCAGCGGGTGTTCGAATATCACGGCGCCGAGCACAAGAGCATTTTCAACCATGAAGCGAACACCGAGCTGACTCCGGCCAATGCCGCGCGCTTCTCGCGCTTTCATCCACGCTGCGGCACCAGCTTTCTGTTGATCGTGATGATCGTGAGCATTTTCGTGTTCATGCTGCTCGGCCGGCCCGACACCGTGGCCGAGCGGCTGGTGCGGCTGCTGTTCATTCCTGTGATCGGCGGCGTTTCCTACGAGTTGATTCGCCTGTCAGCCGCGGGCTATCGCCATCCTTTCTGGCGCGCTTTAATTGCGCCCGGACTGTGGCTGCAGCGCCTGACCACGCGCGAACCGGATGCCGCCCAATTGGAAGTCGCTCTCGTCGCGCTGCAAGCCGCGTTGGGCAGAAATGTCGAGGCCATGCCGCAGGTCGTGGTTGACGGCGGCGAAGCGCTGGTGGCCAAGCCGGCCTAG
- a CDS encoding DUF1460 domain-containing protein yields the protein MFRRLTVMLSSVLLVVSAGAQPVANGRTAAPDEVPLAPKALFAMSHVEIDTLIRQVVAREPALTRRLALFSERAKGTPYALFCLGEGPEAKYDRDPLIDFTRADCVTFTEQVLAMASSTSYEEMFHTLQRIRYRDGEIDLRRRNHFTHADWVPNNAWLLHDVTAVVGGKHCREMTKTIDRRKLLRFLGVPDSELVEIPPPETMTIKYIPEQHLLAIQDSLRTGDMFSIIQRSPGIFSAHMGFIIRKDNGELVARHASSRPRNRQVVDESFAAMVQQLKANRKRVGMAFLRVNSGFQFVNPPAPAVQKDAGQP from the coding sequence TTGTTCCGACGATTGACCGTGATGTTGAGCAGTGTCTTGTTGGTGGTGTCAGCCGGCGCCCAGCCGGTGGCCAACGGCCGCACCGCCGCACCGGACGAGGTGCCGCTCGCGCCCAAGGCGCTGTTTGCGATGTCGCATGTCGAAATCGATACTCTGATTCGGCAGGTGGTGGCGCGCGAGCCCGCGCTGACGCGGCGCCTGGCGTTATTCTCGGAGCGGGCCAAAGGCACGCCTTATGCGCTTTTTTGCCTGGGCGAAGGACCCGAGGCCAAGTATGATCGCGATCCGCTGATTGATTTCACCCGCGCGGATTGCGTGACCTTCACCGAGCAAGTGCTGGCCATGGCCAGCTCGACGAGTTACGAAGAAATGTTTCACACGCTGCAGCGCATTCGCTATCGCGACGGCGAGATCGATTTGCGCCGCCGCAATCATTTCACCCATGCCGATTGGGTTCCGAACAACGCCTGGCTGCTGCACGACGTCACCGCTGTCGTGGGCGGCAAGCACTGCCGTGAGATGACCAAGACCATCGATCGGCGCAAACTGCTGCGCTTTCTCGGCGTGCCCGACAGCGAGCTGGTCGAGATTCCCCCGCCCGAAACCATGACGATCAAGTACATTCCCGAGCAACACCTGCTCGCGATTCAGGACAGCCTGCGCACGGGCGACATGTTCAGCATCATACAAAGATCACCGGGCATTTTTTCCGCCCACATGGGTTTCATCATCCGCAAAGACAACGGCGAGCTGGTGGCCCGGCACGCCTCCTCGCGGCCGCGCAACCGGCAGGTGGTCGATGAGTCTTTTGCCGCGATGGTGCAGCAACTCAAGGCGAATCGCAAACGCGTTGGCATGGCTTTTCTGCGCGTCAATTCCGGATTCCAGTTTGTCAATCCGCCGGCACCAGCGGTTCAGAAAGATGCCGGCCAGCCCTGA
- the prmC gene encoding peptide chain release factor N(5)-glutamine methyltransferase: MPLPQLIRHLSAVFQHEGLPAPQSEAEWLLAGLLKLKRSDLYRDHDRRLTAAQQQTALEYVHRRLQREPLQYILGVSEFYGMEFEVNPAVLIPRPETELLVEKVIALARQQPGARLIDLGTGSGCIAITLAKHLPQARLVAVDSSAAALATAKTNAQRHQVAERVAFRLADMCADRAFASAEQFDFVVSNPPYVLWQEREELQPEIREHEPAAALFVEEALEFYRCIVAFCQSHLKAGGWVACEMASQRHAQIEKLFRASSFAKPEILTDYAGRPRHLIAQAQNGGSR; the protein is encoded by the coding sequence TTGCCCCTCCCCCAACTCATTCGTCACCTCTCCGCGGTGTTCCAGCACGAGGGGCTGCCCGCGCCACAGTCCGAAGCGGAATGGCTGTTGGCAGGCCTGCTCAAACTCAAACGCTCCGATCTTTACCGCGATCACGACCGGCGCCTTACGGCGGCGCAGCAGCAGACGGCTCTGGAGTATGTGCACCGCCGGCTGCAGCGCGAACCGCTGCAATACATTCTGGGGGTGAGCGAATTCTACGGCATGGAATTCGAAGTCAATCCCGCGGTTCTGATTCCCCGGCCCGAGACTGAGCTGCTGGTGGAAAAAGTCATCGCACTCGCACGGCAGCAGCCCGGCGCGCGCTTGATCGATCTTGGCACCGGATCAGGCTGCATTGCCATCACTTTGGCGAAGCATCTGCCGCAGGCGCGGCTGGTTGCCGTGGATTCTTCTGCGGCCGCGCTGGCGACGGCGAAAACCAATGCGCAACGCCATCAGGTGGCGGAACGCGTTGCATTTCGTCTGGCGGACATGTGTGCGGACCGCGCGTTTGCGTCCGCCGAACAGTTTGATTTTGTCGTTTCCAATCCTCCCTACGTTCTCTGGCAGGAGCGTGAGGAGTTGCAGCCGGAAATTCGGGAGCATGAACCGGCGGCGGCGTTGTTCGTGGAGGAGGCATTGGAGTTTTATCGCTGTATTGTGGCTTTTTGTCAATCCCACCTCAAAGCCGGCGGCTGGGTGGCCTGTGAGATGGCGAGCCAACGCCATGCGCAAATTGAAAAACTCTTCAGAGCGAGCAGCTTCGCGAAGCCGGAGATACTCACGGATTATGCCGGGAGGCCCCGTCACTTGATCGCGCAAGCACAGAATGGAGGTTCACGGTGA
- a CDS encoding ComF family protein, with protein sequence MLGVIQNLWRNLLDLVYPPSCVICAELEVCAENPFCCRRCWHRVEQAVIPAGRHWQGETNENAGIQGDYAAWFYRDEMTALIPSMKYHDRPALAGRLGQLAAVRLRTALLTLLPSPAEMAKTALVPVPLHPRRRRERGFNQSLLIAQALGKSWGLRVLPAALRRIRFTSSQVGLSAEQRSRNLAGAFKLGTPLPPTLRSVLVVDDVITTGATVNGCAAVLRLAGIEQVFAIALARASLE encoded by the coding sequence GTGCTTGGGGTAATTCAAAACCTGTGGCGGAACCTGCTTGATCTCGTCTATCCGCCGAGTTGTGTGATCTGTGCCGAACTCGAGGTGTGCGCCGAGAATCCGTTCTGCTGCCGGCGGTGTTGGCACCGGGTCGAACAAGCCGTGATTCCGGCCGGCCGGCATTGGCAAGGCGAAACGAACGAGAACGCCGGCATTCAAGGGGATTACGCCGCCTGGTTCTATCGCGATGAGATGACCGCGCTGATTCCCAGTATGAAGTATCATGACCGGCCGGCGCTCGCGGGCCGCTTGGGCCAGCTAGCCGCGGTGCGGCTGCGTACCGCGCTGCTGACGCTTCTCCCCTCGCCGGCAGAAATGGCAAAGACGGCATTGGTTCCCGTGCCCTTGCATCCCCGCCGCCGGCGGGAGAGAGGTTTCAACCAGAGCCTGTTGATCGCGCAGGCGTTGGGCAAAAGTTGGGGATTGCGCGTCCTGCCTGCGGCGTTGCGGCGCATCCGCTTCACCAGCAGCCAAGTCGGGCTAAGCGCTGAACAGCGCAGCCGCAATCTGGCGGGTGCTTTCAAACTGGGCACGCCTTTGCCGCCAACATTGCGCAGCGTTCTTGTGGTTGATGATGTGATCACCACTGGCGCAACGGTGAATGGATGTGCTGCTGTCCTGCGATTAGCGGGGATCGAACAGGTGTTTGCGATTGCCCTGGCACGTGCTTCGTTGGAGTGA
- a CDS encoding ester cyclase has product MSSNRVLSSLVVILLALGVRTAEVAAQSAEEANTAAIKRFYEEVMGKGNMKVIDELVADNFVEHYAPDPKMPANKAGLKQMMGMFRTAFPDLQVTVEDIIAKGDKVWAYTTMRGTHQGEFMGLAATGKKIEVKSVDIVRFVNGKAVEHWGLNDDYTMMMQLGMLPAPGQEEKKQ; this is encoded by the coding sequence ATGTCTTCCAACCGCGTCCTTTCATCGCTGGTTGTGATTCTGCTCGCGCTTGGCGTCCGGACGGCAGAGGTTGCCGCGCAAAGCGCAGAAGAGGCGAACACTGCAGCCATCAAACGCTTCTATGAGGAGGTGATGGGCAAAGGCAACATGAAAGTCATCGACGAGCTGGTCGCGGACAATTTTGTCGAGCACTATGCCCCCGACCCCAAAATGCCGGCAAACAAGGCGGGCCTGAAGCAAATGATGGGCATGTTTCGCACCGCCTTCCCGGATCTGCAGGTGACGGTCGAGGACATCATCGCCAAGGGTGACAAGGTGTGGGCGTACACGACCATGCGCGGCACGCACCAGGGCGAGTTCATGGGCCTGGCTGCGACCGGCAAAAAGATCGAAGTCAAGAGCGTCGATATCGTGCGCTTTGTCAACGGCAAGGCGGTCGAGCATTGGGGCTTGAATGACGACTACACGATGATGATGCAGCTCGGCATGCTGCCGGCGCCGGGGCAGGAAGAAAAGAAGCAGTGA
- the prfA gene encoding peptide chain release factor 1, whose translation MLARLDKLENRFAELNELLSRAEVVANPKRLREVAKERMELEAVVQKYHAYKALQRSIADSRRLLEESDDRELQELAAADLQELEAQLPALEEELKLLLVPRDPADARNALMEIRAGTGGDEAGLFAGDLYRMYTRFAERQGWQVEVLSSNAQGVGGFKEIIFQINGKDAYGKLKYEGGVHRVQRVPVTEQSGRIHTSAASVAVLPEAEDVDIDINPNDLRIDVFRSSGPGGQSVNTTDSAVRVTHVPTGLVVQCQDEKSQLKNKTKALRVLRSRLLEIKQNEERAKIDSARKQMVGSGDRSDKIRTYNFPQNRVTDHRIGLTVYRLEEVLDGNLHEFIEQLALAERSEKLKQEV comes from the coding sequence ATGCTGGCCCGACTCGATAAATTGGAAAACCGCTTCGCCGAGTTGAATGAGCTGCTGAGCCGCGCCGAGGTGGTCGCCAATCCCAAGCGCTTGCGGGAAGTGGCGAAGGAGCGTATGGAACTCGAAGCCGTGGTGCAGAAATATCACGCCTACAAGGCGCTGCAACGCAGCATTGCCGACAGCCGCCGGCTGCTGGAAGAAAGCGACGATCGCGAGCTGCAGGAACTGGCCGCGGCAGATTTGCAGGAGTTGGAAGCCCAGTTGCCGGCACTCGAGGAGGAATTGAAGCTGCTGCTCGTGCCGCGCGATCCGGCCGATGCCCGCAATGCCCTCATGGAAATCCGCGCCGGCACCGGCGGCGACGAGGCCGGTCTGTTTGCCGGTGATCTTTATCGCATGTACACCCGTTTTGCCGAGCGCCAGGGCTGGCAGGTCGAAGTGCTCTCGAGCAATGCCCAGGGCGTCGGTGGTTTCAAGGAGATCATTTTTCAGATTAACGGCAAAGACGCTTACGGCAAGCTGAAATATGAAGGCGGGGTGCATCGCGTGCAGCGCGTGCCCGTCACCGAGCAGAGTGGGCGCATTCATACTTCCGCCGCCAGCGTGGCCGTCCTGCCGGAAGCGGAGGACGTCGACATCGACATCAATCCGAATGATTTGCGCATCGATGTCTTCCGCTCCTCCGGGCCGGGCGGGCAAAGCGTGAATACCACCGACTCGGCGGTGCGCGTCACGCACGTTCCCACCGGGCTGGTGGTACAATGCCAGGACGAAAAATCACAGCTCAAGAACAAGACCAAGGCGCTGCGGGTGCTGCGCTCGCGCCTCCTGGAAATCAAACAAAACGAAGAACGGGCCAAGATCGACAGCGCCCGGAAACAAATGGTGGGCAGCGGCGACCGCAGCGACAAGATTCGCACGTACAATTTCCCGCAGAATCGCGTCACCGATCACCGCATCGGTTTGACCGTCTACCGCCTCGAGGAGGTGCTCGACGGCAATCTGCATGAATTCATCGAACAGCTCGCGCTCGCCGAGCGTTCGGAAAAGCTCAAACAAGAAGTGTGA
- the rpmE gene encoding 50S ribosomal protein L31 — translation MKENIHPNYRLGTVTCACGNTFRVRSTVGEQRIEICSQCHPFFTGKQKLIDSAGRVEKFMKKYQGTSKGAAAQA, via the coding sequence ATGAAAGAAAACATCCATCCCAATTACCGGTTGGGCACGGTCACCTGCGCATGCGGCAATACCTTTCGGGTGCGCAGCACCGTTGGCGAGCAACGCATTGAAATCTGCTCGCAATGCCATCCCTTCTTCACCGGCAAACAGAAGCTGATTGACTCTGCCGGCCGCGTCGAAAAATTCATGAAGAAGTATCAGGGCACATCGAAAGGTGCGGCAGCACAGGCTTAG
- a CDS encoding methylated-DNA--[protein]-cysteine S-methyltransferase gives MQLIGHITEDMVMALYLGNLTAEEEQRLRQHVSECANCGREFALYHEVLAGLETLVNEMGGRQRAPLLRAAIKQKMRQRQIYYDLVHHPLAGPMWIASTAAGVCLAAFSEATPFEIEESLKARQPEAWITRDKSATAAIVTELRDYFQRRLTSFTTPIDWRFVPGGFTGQVLKLVSKIPYGHVFTYGDVAARLGNPKAVRAVGQALGANPIPLFIPCHRVVASGGKLGGFSAGTTIKRRLLELEGVRWPTLTRQMDLFFAN, from the coding sequence ATGCAGCTCATCGGCCATATCACTGAAGACATGGTCATGGCGCTGTACCTCGGCAATCTCACCGCCGAGGAGGAGCAGCGCCTGCGCCAGCACGTTTCGGAGTGTGCCAACTGCGGGCGCGAATTCGCGCTGTATCACGAAGTGCTGGCAGGGCTGGAGACTTTGGTGAATGAGATGGGGGGCCGGCAGCGCGCGCCCCTGCTGCGCGCCGCCATCAAGCAAAAAATGCGGCAGCGGCAGATCTATTATGATCTCGTGCATCATCCGCTGGCGGGTCCGATGTGGATCGCGAGCACGGCGGCGGGCGTGTGCCTGGCGGCGTTCTCTGAAGCCACGCCCTTCGAGATTGAAGAATCCTTGAAGGCGCGGCAGCCCGAAGCCTGGATCACGCGCGACAAAAGTGCCACCGCCGCCATTGTCACCGAGTTGCGTGATTATTTCCAGCGCCGCTTGACGAGTTTCACCACCCCGATCGACTGGCGGTTTGTGCCGGGCGGTTTCACCGGCCAGGTGCTGAAACTGGTGAGCAAAATTCCTTACGGCCATGTTTTCACCTATGGCGACGTGGCAGCGCGCTTGGGCAATCCCAAGGCCGTGCGTGCCGTGGGCCAGGCCCTGGGCGCGAATCCGATCCCGCTCTTCATTCCCTGCCATCGCGTGGTGGCGAGCGGCGGCAAGCTCGGCGGTTTTTCCGCCGGCACCACGATCAAACGCCGGCTGCTCGAGCTGGAGGGCGTGCGCTGGCCCACGCTCACCAGGCAGATGGATCTTTTTTTCGCCAACTAG
- the sppA gene encoding signal peptide peptidase SppA codes for MKIRLRRQKRPRLAVLHLNGVMSEEGDDPLPRRVNLALAEARHFRARGLLVRINSPGGTVGATQEIYEALLRFHDETKVPVVASLGEVAASGGIYVAMAAERVIANAGTITGSIGVIIQSRNLSQLLGKVGVEMEVVKSGTFKDTLTYFRGITAAERNMLQELINDSHEQFVETVARGRKLAPEKVREFADGRVMTGRQALHHGLVDELGSFEAAVEAIKGLANLTMKPHLVEVGRMRKPWYERLTRRFLSQLDWEGASPRLRGIPLYLMPR; via the coding sequence ATGAAGATACGTTTGCGCCGGCAAAAGCGGCCGCGCCTGGCCGTGCTGCACCTGAATGGCGTGATGAGTGAAGAGGGCGATGATCCGCTGCCGCGCCGCGTGAATCTGGCGCTGGCAGAGGCCCGGCATTTTCGTGCACGCGGCCTGCTGGTGCGCATCAACTCGCCCGGCGGCACCGTGGGCGCAACGCAGGAAATTTATGAAGCGCTGCTGCGCTTCCACGACGAAACCAAAGTGCCGGTGGTCGCCTCGCTCGGCGAAGTTGCGGCCTCGGGCGGTATCTATGTGGCGATGGCTGCCGAGCGCGTGATCGCCAATGCCGGCACCATCACCGGTTCGATCGGCGTCATCATCCAATCGCGTAATCTCAGCCAGCTTCTCGGCAAGGTGGGCGTCGAGATGGAAGTGGTGAAGTCCGGAACGTTCAAAGACACGTTGACGTATTTTCGCGGCATCACCGCGGCAGAGCGCAACATGCTGCAGGAGCTGATCAACGACAGCCATGAGCAGTTTGTCGAAACCGTCGCGCGCGGCCGCAAGCTGGCGCCGGAGAAAGTGCGGGAATTCGCGGACGGCCGCGTGATGACCGGCCGCCAGGCGCTGCACCACGGCCTGGTGGATGAGCTGGGCAGCTTCGAGGCCGCCGTCGAAGCCATCAAGGGCCTGGCCAACCTCACCATGAAGCCGCACTTGGTGGAAGTGGGGCGGATGCGCAAGCCGTGGTATGAACGCCTGACCCGCCGTTTTTTGAGCCAGCTTGATTGGGAGGGCGCAAGCCCCCGCCTGCGGGGGATTCCGCTCTACTTGATGCCGCGCTGA
- a CDS encoding DNRLRE domain-containing protein, with product APRAKIGPGNNPITVDANGQFESTLLFQQGEYPTWKSWDLTNLTQKWVKTPSSNNGVILWATNEDVNAYDLRFYSSEHETKQPQLMIIWSNQPKTVYFLKDHLGSIRATVLDSAGAPVVAYDDYDPWGYLLAGRTKKRTWSDSQAVAKNKFTGKEWDDEFGVNWNYFGARYYDAEIGRFFARDRFADKYPSLTPYHYAGNNPLKFIDINGDSLILSGSQENMNAFVETANKALGGFFTVSVNENGLATITATGQDGTLTSQQQGFYDALMSAASHDVGVVNIGLVSSSEQVIVGSYSLSQIDMADVSKFGNGPFATAAGKLAHEVREQAAKQLTGISDFDTHHSLAIQSENAVNATTRGAERADLKLDGPGILSGSIFIDYTKASMTRTVKYILVRNNITKVEQ from the coding sequence TGGCGCCGCGCGCGAAGATCGGCCCGGGCAACAACCCCATCACCGTTGATGCCAACGGCCAGTTTGAAAGCACGCTCTTATTTCAGCAGGGCGAGTATCCCACCTGGAAAAGCTGGGACTTGACGAACTTAACGCAGAAGTGGGTGAAAACGCCATCGAGCAATAACGGCGTGATATTGTGGGCTACAAACGAGGATGTAAATGCCTATGATCTGCGCTTTTACTCTTCGGAGCACGAAACCAAGCAACCCCAGTTGATGATCATCTGGTCGAACCAGCCCAAGACGGTGTATTTTCTGAAAGATCACCTCGGCTCGATTCGCGCCACAGTGCTGGACAGTGCCGGCGCGCCGGTGGTGGCTTATGATGATTACGATCCGTGGGGGTACTTATTGGCAGGCCGCACCAAGAAGCGAACGTGGAGTGACAGCCAGGCAGTAGCCAAGAACAAGTTTACGGGCAAAGAATGGGATGATGAGTTTGGGGTGAATTGGAATTACTTCGGGGCGAGGTATTATGATGCGGAGATCGGGCGATTTTTCGCGAGGGATCGTTTCGCTGACAAATATCCTTCACTGACCCCATATCACTATGCAGGAAACAACCCTCTCAAATTTATCGATATAAATGGAGACAGCCTCATTCTTTCCGGCTCTCAGGAAAATATGAATGCGTTCGTCGAGACTGCTAATAAAGCATTAGGAGGGTTTTTCACAGTATCAGTTAATGAAAATGGCTTGGCAACGATTACAGCAACAGGCCAAGATGGCACATTAACATCTCAGCAACAAGGGTTTTATGATGCGCTGATGAGTGCAGCAAGTCATGATGTCGGTGTTGTTAATATTGGCCTTGTCAGTAGCTCTGAACAAGTCATAGTAGGATCATACTCCCTCAGTCAAATAGACATGGCCGATGTTTCTAAATTTGGCAATGGCCCATTTGCTACTGCGGCGGGAAAGCTAGCGCATGAGGTTCGAGAACAAGCGGCAAAACAACTGACGGGAATTAGTGACTTTGATACACATCATTCTCTTGCAATTCAATCGGAGAATGCGGTTAATGCAACCACAAGAGGCGCCGAGCGAGCTGATCTCAAACTAGATGGACCTGGCATCCTAAGCGGAAGCATATTCATTGATTATACAAAAGCTTCCATGACGAGAACGGTGAAGTACATTTTGGTCAGAAACAATATTACGAAGGTTGAGCAATGA